In Pseudomonas fluorescens, a genomic segment contains:
- the sodB gene encoding superoxide dismutase [Fe], translating to MAFELPPLPYAHDALQPHISKETLEYHHDKHHNTYVVNLNNLVPGTEFEGKTLEEIVKSSSGGIFNNAAQVWNHTFYWNCLAPNAGGQPTGALAEAINASFGSFDKFKEEFTKTSVGTFGSGWGWLVKKADGSLALASTIGAGNPLTSGDTPLLTCDVWEHAYYIDYRNARPKYVEAFWNLVNWKFVAEQFEGKTFTA from the coding sequence ATGGCTTTCGAATTGCCGCCGCTGCCCTACGCACACGATGCCCTGCAGCCGCACATCTCCAAGGAAACCTTGGAATATCACCACGACAAGCACCACAACACCTATGTCGTGAACCTGAACAACCTGGTGCCTGGCACCGAGTTCGAAGGCAAGACCCTGGAAGAGATCGTCAAATCCTCTTCGGGCGGCATCTTCAACAACGCCGCTCAGGTCTGGAACCACACCTTCTACTGGAACTGCCTGGCGCCAAACGCCGGTGGCCAACCGACCGGCGCACTGGCTGAAGCGATCAACGCTTCGTTCGGTTCGTTCGACAAGTTCAAGGAAGAGTTCACCAAGACGTCCGTCGGCACCTTCGGTTCCGGTTGGGGCTGGCTGGTGAAAAAGGCTGACGGTTCCCTGGCCCTGGCCAGCACCATCGGCGCCGGCAACCCGCTGACCAGCGGCGACACCCCGCTGCTGACCTGCGACGTCTGGGAACACGCTTACTACATCGACTACCGCAACGCCCGTCCAAAGTATGTGGAAGCGTTCTGGAACCTGGTCAACTGGAAGTTCGTGGCTGAGCAGTTCGAAGGCAAGACCTTCACTGCCTAA
- a CDS encoding putative bifunctional diguanylate cyclase/phosphodiesterase, whose amino-acid sequence MKLELKNSLSVKLLRVVLLSALIVGVALSVAQIVFDAYKTRQAVASDAQRILDMFRDPSTQAVYSLDREMGMQVIEGLFQDDAVRMASIGHPNETMLAEKSRAMQQSPSRWLTDLILGQERTFTTALVGKGPYSEYYGDLSITLDTATYGQGFIVNSVIIFISGVLRALAMGLVLYLVYHWLLTKPLSRIIEHLTSINPDRPSEHKIPQLKGHERNELGLWINTANQLLESIERNTHLRHEAESSLLRMAQYDFLTGLPNRQKLQEQLDKILIDAGRRQRRVAVLCVGLDDFKSVNEQFTYQAGDKLLLALADRLRAHSGRLGALARLGGDQFALVQADIDQPYEAAELAQSILDDLEAEFALDHELIRLRATIGITLFPEDGDSTEKLLQKAEQTMTLAKSRSRNRYQFYIASVDSEMRRRRELEKDLRDALSRDQFHLVYQPQISYRDHRVVGVEALIRWQHPEHGLVPPDLFIPLAEQNGTIIPIGEWVLDQACRQLREWHDQGFTGLRMAVNLSTVQLHHAELPRVVNNLMQIYRLPPRSLELEVTETGLMEDISTAAQHLLSLRRSGALIAIDDFGTGYSSLSYLKSLPLDKIKIDKSFVQDLLDDDDDATIVRAIIQLGKSLGMQVIAEGVETAEQEAYIISEGCHEGQGYHYSKPLPARELAAYLKQSERNNAAIL is encoded by the coding sequence TTGAAGCTGGAACTCAAAAACAGCTTGTCGGTGAAGTTGTTACGGGTTGTGCTGCTGTCGGCATTGATCGTGGGTGTGGCGCTGAGCGTCGCGCAGATCGTCTTCGATGCCTACAAGACACGCCAGGCCGTGGCCAGTGATGCCCAGCGCATCCTCGATATGTTTCGCGACCCCTCGACCCAGGCCGTCTATAGCCTGGACCGCGAGATGGGCATGCAGGTGATCGAGGGGCTGTTTCAGGACGACGCGGTGCGCATGGCCTCCATCGGCCATCCCAACGAAACCATGCTCGCGGAAAAAAGCCGCGCCATGCAGCAATCCCCCAGCCGCTGGCTGACCGACTTGATCCTCGGCCAGGAACGCACATTCACCACCGCCCTGGTCGGCAAAGGCCCCTACAGCGAATATTACGGCGACCTGAGCATCACCCTCGACACAGCCACCTATGGCCAGGGGTTTATTGTCAATTCGGTGATCATATTCATTTCCGGTGTGCTGCGCGCCCTGGCCATGGGCCTGGTGCTGTACCTGGTGTACCACTGGCTGCTGACCAAACCGTTGTCGCGGATTATCGAGCACCTGACGTCGATCAACCCCGACCGGCCCAGCGAACACAAGATCCCTCAGCTCAAGGGCCACGAACGCAACGAACTGGGGCTGTGGATCAACACCGCCAATCAGTTGCTCGAATCCATCGAACGCAATACCCACCTGCGCCACGAAGCTGAATCCAGCCTGCTGCGCATGGCCCAATACGACTTTCTCACCGGCCTGCCGAACCGCCAGAAACTGCAGGAGCAACTGGACAAGATCCTGATCGACGCCGGCCGCCGACAACGCCGCGTGGCCGTGTTGTGCGTGGGCCTGGACGACTTTAAAAGCGTCAACGAGCAGTTCACCTACCAGGCCGGCGACAAATTATTGCTCGCCCTGGCCGACCGCCTGCGCGCCCACAGTGGCCGCCTCGGTGCGCTTGCCCGCCTCGGCGGCGACCAGTTTGCCCTGGTGCAGGCCGATATCGACCAGCCGTACGAAGCCGCTGAACTGGCGCAAAGCATCCTCGATGACCTGGAAGCGGAATTCGCCCTCGACCATGAGCTGATCCGCCTGCGCGCCACCATTGGCATCACGTTGTTCCCGGAAGACGGCGACAGCACCGAAAAGCTGCTGCAAAAAGCCGAACAAACCATGACCCTGGCCAAGAGCCGCTCGCGCAACCGGTACCAGTTCTATATCGCCAGCGTCGACAGCGAAATGCGCCGTCGCCGCGAACTGGAAAAAGACCTGCGCGACGCCCTGAGCCGCGACCAGTTCCACCTGGTGTACCAGCCACAGATCAGCTATCGCGACCACCGTGTGGTCGGCGTCGAGGCATTGATCCGCTGGCAGCACCCGGAGCATGGCCTGGTACCGCCAGACTTGTTTATCCCGCTGGCGGAACAGAACGGCACCATCATCCCCATTGGCGAATGGGTGCTCGACCAGGCCTGCCGGCAACTGCGCGAATGGCATGACCAGGGCTTCACCGGCCTGCGCATGGCGGTCAACTTGTCCACCGTGCAGTTGCACCACGCCGAGCTGCCGCGAGTGGTCAATAACCTCATGCAGATCTACCGCTTGCCGCCCCGCAGCCTGGAACTGGAAGTGACCGAGACCGGCTTGATGGAAGACATCAGCACCGCCGCCCAGCACCTGCTGAGCCTGCGCCGTTCCGGTGCGCTGATCGCCATCGATGACTTCGGGACCGGTTATTCATCCTTGAGCTACCTGAAAAGCCTGCCCCTGGACAAGATCAAGATCGACAAGAGCTTCGTTCAGGACCTGCTGGACGACGATGACGATGCAACCATCGTGCGCGCCATCATCCAGTTGGGCAAAAGCCTGGGCATGCAGGTGATCGCCGAGGGCGTGGAAACCGCGGAGCAAGAGGCCTATATCATCTCCGAAGGCTGCCATGAGGGTCAGGGCTATCACTACAGCAAACCGCTGCCAGCGCGGGAATTGGCAGCTTATTTGAAGCAGTCCGAGCGCAATAACGCAGCCATTCTTTGA
- a CDS encoding NAD-dependent epimerase/dehydratase family protein: MKILVTGASGFIGGRFARFALEQGLDVRVNGRRAEGVEHLVRRGAEFIQGDLNDADLVRDLCRDVEAVVHCAGAVGLWGRYQDFHQGNVLVTENVVEACLKQRVRRLVHLSSPSIYFDGRDHLGLTEEQVPKRFKHPYAATKYLAEQKVFGAQEFGLEVLALRPRFVTGAGDMSIFPRLLRMQRKNRLAIVGDGLNKVDFTSVHNLNEALLSGLLATGSALGKAYNISNGTPVPVWDVVNYVMRQMGMPQVTRYRSYGLSYSVAALNEAFCAMWPGRPEPALSRLGMQVMNKNFTLDISRARHYLDYEPKVSLWAALDEFCSWWKAQDPGLK; encoded by the coding sequence ATGAAAATTCTGGTCACCGGCGCAAGCGGCTTCATCGGCGGGCGCTTTGCGCGTTTCGCCCTGGAGCAGGGCCTGGACGTGCGGGTCAACGGGCGGCGCGCCGAAGGTGTGGAACACCTGGTACGGCGCGGCGCCGAGTTTATCCAGGGTGATTTGAATGACGCCGACCTGGTGCGCGACTTGTGCCGCGATGTCGAAGCCGTGGTGCATTGCGCCGGCGCTGTCGGGTTGTGGGGGCGTTATCAGGATTTCCATCAAGGCAATGTGCTGGTCACCGAAAACGTGGTCGAAGCCTGCCTCAAGCAACGGGTCAGGCGCCTGGTGCATCTGTCGTCGCCGTCGATCTACTTCGACGGGCGCGATCACCTCGGGCTGACCGAAGAGCAGGTGCCCAAGCGTTTCAAGCATCCCTACGCCGCCACCAAGTACCTCGCCGAGCAGAAGGTGTTCGGCGCCCAGGAGTTCGGCCTCGAAGTGCTGGCCCTGCGCCCGCGTTTTGTCACCGGCGCCGGCGACATGAGCATCTTCCCGCGCCTGCTGAGAATGCAGCGCAAGAACCGCCTGGCCATCGTCGGCGACGGCCTGAACAAGGTCGACTTCACCAGCGTGCACAACCTCAACGAAGCGCTGCTCAGCGGCTTGCTCGCCACCGGTTCGGCGCTGGGCAAGGCCTATAACATCAGCAACGGTACGCCGGTGCCGGTGTGGGATGTGGTGAACTACGTGATGCGCCAGATGGGGATGCCTCAGGTTACCCGTTACCGGTCGTATGGCTTGTCCTACAGCGTAGCGGCGTTGAACGAGGCGTTTTGTGCGATGTGGCCCGGGCGCCCCGAGCCGGCGTTGTCGCGCCTGGGCATGCAGGTGATGAACAAAAATTTCACCCTCGACATCAGCCGGGCCAGGCATTATCTGGACTACGAGCCCAAGGTCAGCCTGTGGGCGGCCCTCGACGAGTTCTGCAGTTGGTGGAAAGCCCAGGACCCTGGCTTGAAGTAA
- a CDS encoding ACT domain-containing protein, with amino-acid sequence MAGETALATLLRSMSPQLNTGEYVFCTLPDHRIPAGCEVIGSFREPQGLTLILERQQAELAGLPFDYVAAWITLNVHSALEAVGLTAAFAGALGKAGISCNVIAGYYHDHLFVGHADAERAMDVLRHLAANAE; translated from the coding sequence ATGGCTGGCGAAACCGCCCTGGCGACCCTGCTGCGCAGCATGAGCCCGCAGTTGAACACGGGTGAGTATGTGTTCTGCACCCTGCCCGACCACCGTATCCCTGCGGGTTGCGAGGTGATCGGCAGCTTTCGCGAACCGCAAGGCCTGACGCTGATCCTGGAACGCCAGCAAGCCGAACTGGCCGGGCTGCCCTTCGACTATGTGGCGGCCTGGATCACCTTGAATGTGCATTCGGCCCTGGAGGCGGTGGGCCTGACCGCCGCCTTCGCCGGCGCGTTGGGCAAGGCCGGCATCAGTTGCAACGTGATTGCCGGGTATTACCACGATCACCTGTTTGTCGGCCATGCGGATGCCGAACGCGCCATGGACGTACTACGGCATTTGGCGGCGAACGCGGAGTAA
- a CDS encoding NIF3 1: MYKLSFFVPDSHVETVKTAVFAAGGGRIGDYDSCAWQVLGQGQFRALDGSQPFIGQVGQVEVVEEWKVELVVADESIVAAVAALKLSHPYETPAYEVWQLADF; encoded by the coding sequence GTGTACAAGCTCAGCTTCTTTGTGCCCGACAGCCATGTGGAGACGGTGAAGACCGCCGTCTTCGCAGCCGGTGGCGGGCGCATCGGCGACTACGACAGCTGCGCCTGGCAAGTGCTGGGCCAGGGCCAATTCCGTGCGTTGGACGGCAGCCAGCCGTTTATCGGGCAGGTGGGCCAGGTTGAAGTGGTTGAAGAGTGGAAGGTTGAGCTGGTGGTGGCCGATGAGTCGATCGTGGCTGCTGTGGCGGCGTTGAAGCTCAGCCATCCGTATGAAACACCGGCGTATGAGGTGTGGCAGTTGGCGGATTTTTGA
- a CDS encoding TrkH family potassium uptake protein has translation MALPTLRIIGFIIGIFLITLAIAMVVPMATLVLFERTQDLPSFLWASLITFVAGLVLVIPGRPEHVHLRPRDMYLLTVSSWVVVCIFAALPFLLTQHISYTDSFFESMSGITATGSTVLSGLDSMSPGILVWRSLLHWLGGIGFIGMAVAILPLLRIGGMRLFQTESSDRSEKVMPRSHMVARLIVAAYVGITILGSLAFWWAGMGLFDAINHAMSAISTGGFSTSDESLAHWKQPAVHWVAVVVMILGSLPFTLYVATLRGNRRALIKDQQVQGLLALLLVTWLVLGTWYWWTTNLHWLDALRHVALNVTSVVTTTGFALGDYSLWGNFSLMLFFYLGFIGGCSGSTAGGIKIFRFQVAYILLKANLNQLIHPRAVIKQKYNGHRLDEEIVRSILTFSFFFAITICMIALALSLLGLDWMTALTGAASTVSGVGPGLGETIGPAGNFASLPDAAKWILSLGMLLGRLEIITVFVLCIPAFWRH, from the coding sequence ATGGCGTTGCCGACCCTACGCATCATCGGTTTCATCATCGGCATCTTCCTGATCACCCTCGCGATCGCCATGGTTGTGCCCATGGCCACCCTGGTGCTGTTCGAGCGCACCCAAGACCTGCCCTCGTTCCTGTGGGCCAGCCTGATCACCTTTGTCGCCGGCCTGGTGCTGGTAATCCCCGGGCGCCCGGAGCATGTGCACTTGCGGCCCCGAGACATGTACCTGCTGACCGTCAGCAGTTGGGTGGTGGTGTGCATCTTCGCCGCGCTGCCCTTTTTGCTGACCCAACACATCAGCTACACCGACTCCTTCTTCGAAAGCATGTCCGGTATCACCGCCACCGGTTCCACGGTCCTGAGCGGGCTGGACAGCATGTCGCCGGGCATCCTGGTATGGCGCTCGCTGCTGCACTGGCTCGGCGGTATCGGCTTTATCGGCATGGCGGTGGCGATCCTGCCGCTGCTGCGCATCGGTGGCATGCGCCTGTTCCAGACCGAATCCTCGGACCGCTCGGAGAAGGTCATGCCGCGTTCGCACATGGTGGCGCGGCTGATCGTGGCGGCATACGTAGGCATCACCATCCTCGGCAGCCTGGCGTTCTGGTGGGCCGGGATGGGCTTGTTCGATGCGATCAACCATGCGATGTCGGCGATTTCCACCGGCGGTTTTTCCACCTCCGATGAGTCCCTGGCCCACTGGAAACAGCCGGCCGTGCACTGGGTGGCGGTGGTGGTGATGATCCTCGGCAGCCTGCCGTTCACCCTGTATGTCGCCACGTTGCGCGGCAACCGCCGGGCGTTGATCAAGGATCAGCAGGTGCAGGGGCTGCTCGCCTTGTTGTTGGTGACCTGGCTGGTGCTCGGCACCTGGTACTGGTGGACCACCAACCTGCATTGGCTGGATGCCCTGCGCCATGTGGCGCTGAACGTGACGTCGGTGGTTACGACGACGGGCTTTGCACTGGGGGACTACAGCCTGTGGGGCAACTTCTCACTGATGCTGTTTTTCTACCTGGGCTTTATCGGCGGCTGCTCGGGGTCCACGGCGGGCGGAATCAAGATCTTCCGTTTCCAGGTCGCCTATATCCTGCTCAAGGCCAACTTGAACCAACTGATTCACCCGCGCGCGGTGATCAAGCAGAAGTACAACGGCCACCGCCTCGACGAAGAAATCGTACGCTCGATCCTCACGTTCTCGTTCTTCTTCGCGATCACCATCTGCATGATCGCCCTGGCCTTGTCGCTGCTGGGCCTGGATTGGATGACCGCCCTGACCGGCGCCGCCAGCACCGTGTCCGGCGTAGGCCCGGGCCTGGGAGAAACCATCGGCCCGGCCGGCAACTTCGCCAGCCTGCCGGATGCGGCCAAGTGGATTTTGTCGCTGGGCATGCTACTGGGCCGGCTGGAGATCATTACAGTCTTTGTTCTGTGTATTCCTGCGTTCTGGCGTCACTGA
- a CDS encoding imelysin family protein, with translation MIRMPLATASLLAIAISLAGCGEGKDKAAAPQAPTPAASTTAPAAATPAGQVDEAAAKAVVAHYADMVFAVYSDAESTAKTLQTAIDTFLANPNDQTLKAARAAWVAARVPYLQSEVFRFGNTIIDDWEGQVNAWPLDEGLIDYTDKSYEHALGNPGANANIIANTEIQVGEDKVDVKDITPEKLASLNELGGSEANVATGYHAIEFLLWGQDLNGTGPGAGNRPASDYMTGDGATGGHNERRRTYLRAVTQLLVSDLEEMVGNWKPNVEDNYRATLEAEPATDGLRKMLFGMGSLSLGELAGERMKVSLEANSPEDEQDCFSDNTHNSHFYDAKGIRNVYLGEYTRVDGTKMTGASLSSLVAKVDPAADSALKADLAATEAKIQVMVDHANKGEHYDQLIAAGNDAGNQIVRDAIAALVKQTGSIEAAAGKLGISDLNPDNADHEF, from the coding sequence ATGATTCGTATGCCCCTGGCCACCGCCAGTCTGCTGGCCATTGCCATTTCTCTCGCCGGTTGCGGCGAAGGTAAAGACAAAGCCGCTGCGCCCCAGGCGCCGACCCCGGCTGCCAGCACTACCGCTCCAGCGGCTGCCACCCCTGCCGGCCAGGTCGACGAAGCAGCCGCCAAGGCTGTGGTCGCGCATTACGCCGACATGGTATTCGCGGTCTACAGCGACGCCGAATCCACCGCGAAAACCCTGCAGACCGCGATCGACACCTTCCTCGCCAATCCGAACGACCAGACCCTGAAAGCCGCCCGTGCCGCCTGGGTCGCTGCACGCGTACCGTACCTGCAGAGCGAAGTGTTCCGCTTCGGCAATACCATCATCGACGACTGGGAAGGCCAAGTGAACGCCTGGCCCCTGGACGAAGGCCTGATCGACTACACCGACAAATCCTACGAACACGCCCTGGGTAACCCAGGCGCCAACGCCAACATCATTGCCAATACCGAGATCCAGGTGGGCGAAGACAAGGTCGACGTGAAGGACATCACCCCGGAAAAACTCGCCAGCCTCAATGAGCTCGGCGGTTCCGAAGCCAACGTCGCCACCGGCTACCACGCCATCGAATTCCTGCTGTGGGGCCAAGACCTGAACGGCACCGGCCCAGGTGCCGGCAACCGCCCTGCATCGGACTACATGACGGGCGACGGCGCCACGGGCGGCCACAACGAGCGTCGCCGCACTTACCTGCGCGCCGTGACCCAACTGTTGGTCAGCGACCTGGAAGAAATGGTCGGCAACTGGAAACCCAACGTCGAAGACAACTACCGCGCCACCCTGGAGGCAGAACCTGCCACCGACGGCCTGCGCAAAATGCTGTTCGGCATGGGCAGCCTGTCCTTGGGCGAACTGGCTGGCGAGCGCATGAAGGTTTCCCTGGAGGCCAACTCGCCGGAAGACGAGCAGGACTGCTTCAGCGACAACACCCACAACTCGCACTTCTATGACGCCAAGGGCATCCGCAACGTCTACCTGGGCGAATACACCCGAGTCGACGGCACCAAGATGACGGGCGCCAGCCTGTCGTCGCTGGTGGCCAAGGTCGATCCGGCGGCCGATAGCGCCCTGAAGGCCGACCTGGCCGCGACCGAAGCGAAGATCCAGGTCATGGTTGATCATGCCAACAAGGGTGAACATTACGACCAGTTGATCGCTGCCGGTAACGACGCGGGCAACCAGATCGTGCGTGACGCCATCGCCGCGCTGGTCAAGCAGACCGGCTCGATCGAAGCCGCTGCAGGCAAGCTGGGCATCAGCGACCTGAACCCGGATAACGCTGATCACGAGTTCTGA
- a CDS encoding ATPase — protein sequence MRNDANDDFDNVPSLRADIGDDDDFVPTPATSVRSRSTPVVKVKSASTGPLWALVGALLIAFAGLAWWSFQQISLMGQQLVATQESFARISEEAAGRLQDISGKVVASEASVNNGSEALKLQIKQLETQLLEQSKQQVGVAGQATELDKRLAQMTASTTDLSTANAKLQGQVQALTDAVATLKAAQVDAGKRDTEIRELAADVAALKKQGNPSAAVARLEQDVMVLKSAQDNQSANSDAPTNKEFDVFRIQTTRNITTLQSQVQNLNQRLNAPAAVTPLIQ from the coding sequence ATGCGTAACGATGCTAATGACGATTTTGACAATGTTCCAAGCCTGCGGGCCGACATCGGGGATGACGATGATTTCGTGCCGACTCCCGCCACGTCCGTGCGCTCGCGCAGTACCCCCGTGGTCAAGGTCAAGAGCGCCAGCACCGGGCCATTGTGGGCGCTGGTCGGTGCGCTGCTGATCGCCTTTGCCGGCCTGGCCTGGTGGAGCTTCCAGCAGATTTCCCTGATGGGCCAGCAATTGGTCGCCACCCAGGAAAGCTTTGCGCGCATCAGTGAAGAAGCGGCGGGGCGCCTGCAGGATATTTCCGGCAAGGTGGTGGCCAGCGAGGCCAGCGTGAACAACGGCAGCGAAGCGCTGAAACTGCAGATCAAGCAGTTGGAAACCCAGTTGCTGGAGCAGAGCAAGCAGCAAGTGGGCGTGGCCGGCCAGGCCACCGAGTTGGACAAGCGCCTGGCGCAAATGACCGCCAGCACCACCGACCTGTCGACTGCCAACGCCAAGCTGCAAGGCCAGGTGCAGGCCCTGACCGATGCCGTGGCGACCCTCAAGGCGGCGCAGGTCGATGCCGGCAAGCGTGATACCGAGATCAGGGAGCTGGCCGCCGACGTGGCGGCCTTGAAGAAGCAGGGCAACCCAAGCGCCGCCGTCGCCCGGCTGGAACAGGACGTCATGGTCCTCAAGAGCGCCCAGGACAACCAGTCAGCCAATAGCGATGCGCCGACCAACAAAGAGTTCGACGTGTTCCGCATCCAGACCACCCGCAATATCACGACCTTACAGAGCCAGGTGCAAAACCTGAATCAGCGCCTCAATGCGCCGGCGGCTGTCACGCCACTCATCCAGTAA
- a CDS encoding LysR family transcriptional regulator ArgP, with amino-acid sequence MFDYKLLSALAAVVEQAGFERGAQVLGLSQSAISQRIKLLEARVGQPVLVRVTPPTPTDIGRRLLNHVQQVRLLERDLQSQVPALDEEGMPERLRIALNADSLATWWAEAVSEFCAEQHLLLDLVVEDQTVGLKRMRAGEVAACICASERPVAGARSLLLGAMRYRALASPAFIARHFPAGVRADELARTPALVFGPDDFLQHRYLASLGVEGGFEHHLCPSSEGFIRLTEAGLGWGLVPELQVRDQLQKGVLLELLPDKPIDVPLYWHHWRSGGQLLGLLTDHLAQACGQWLVPLE; translated from the coding sequence ATGTTCGACTATAAATTGCTCTCCGCCCTGGCGGCGGTGGTGGAACAGGCCGGGTTCGAACGCGGCGCACAGGTGCTGGGGCTGTCGCAGTCGGCAATCTCTCAGCGCATCAAATTGCTGGAAGCGCGGGTCGGCCAGCCGGTGCTGGTGCGGGTTACGCCGCCGACACCCACCGATATCGGCCGGCGCCTGCTCAACCATGTGCAGCAGGTGCGGTTGCTGGAGCGTGACCTGCAAAGCCAGGTGCCGGCACTGGACGAAGAGGGCATGCCCGAGCGCCTGCGTATCGCCCTGAATGCCGACAGCCTCGCCACTTGGTGGGCCGAGGCCGTCAGCGAGTTTTGCGCCGAGCAGCATTTGTTGTTGGACCTGGTGGTGGAAGACCAGACCGTTGGCCTCAAACGCATGCGCGCCGGCGAAGTGGCGGCTTGCATTTGTGCCAGCGAACGCCCGGTGGCCGGTGCACGCAGCCTGTTGCTGGGGGCCATGCGCTATCGGGCGTTGGCCAGCCCGGCCTTTATTGCCCGGCATTTCCCGGCAGGCGTGCGTGCCGATGAACTGGCGCGCACGCCCGCCTTGGTGTTCGGCCCTGATGATTTCCTGCAACACCGTTACCTGGCCTCCCTTGGGGTAGAAGGCGGTTTTGAACATCATTTATGCCCATCATCCGAAGGCTTCATTCGCTTGACTGAAGCCGGGCTCGGCTGGGGCCTGGTGCCGGAGTTGCAGGTGCGCGACCAGTTGCAAAAGGGCGTGTTGCTCGAGTTATTGCCAGATAAGCCCATCGATGTACCGTTGTACTGGCATCATTGGCGCAGTGGCGGGCAACTGCTGGGCTTATTGACCGACCATCTGGCTCAGGCCTGTGGTCAATGGTTGGTGCCGTTGGAGTGA
- a CDS encoding LysE/ArgO family amino acid transporter, with translation MWQSYLNGLLVALGLIMAIGTQNAFVLAQSLRREHHLPVAALCVVCDAILVAAGVFGLATVLAQNPLLLAIARWGGAAFLLWYGTLALRRAFSRQSLEQGGNLKVRSLRAVMLSALAVTLLNPHVYLDTVLLIGSLGAQQTEPGAYVAGAASASFLWFATLALGAAWLAPWLARPATWRLLDLLVAAMMFSVAYQLIAA, from the coding sequence ATGTGGCAAAGCTATCTGAATGGCCTGTTGGTGGCCCTGGGCCTGATCATGGCGATCGGCACGCAAAACGCATTTGTATTGGCGCAGAGCCTGCGCCGTGAACATCACCTGCCAGTGGCGGCATTGTGTGTGGTGTGCGACGCGATTCTGGTCGCCGCCGGGGTTTTCGGCCTGGCGACGGTGTTGGCGCAGAACCCGCTGTTGCTGGCAATTGCCCGCTGGGGCGGGGCGGCGTTCCTGCTGTGGTACGGCACCCTGGCGTTGCGCCGGGCGTTTTCCAGACAAAGCCTGGAGCAAGGCGGCAACCTCAAGGTGCGTTCATTACGCGCGGTCATGCTCAGTGCCCTGGCGGTGACGCTGCTCAATCCCCATGTATACCTGGACACGGTGTTGCTGATTGGCTCGCTCGGCGCGCAGCAGACCGAACCCGGCGCCTACGTCGCCGGCGCAGCCAGCGCTTCGTTCCTGTGGTTCGCCACGCTGGCGCTCGGCGCGGCTTGGTTGGCACCCTGGCTGGCACGCCCGGCAACATGGCGCCTGCTGGACCTGCTGGTGGCCGCGATGATGTTCAGCGTCGCTTATCAATTGATTGCTGCATGA